From Octopus sinensis linkage group LG14, ASM634580v1, whole genome shotgun sequence:
cctcaatgcgtaactggtacttaatttatcgactcaggtggcatttgaactcagaacacgaagacagacgaaataccgctaaacatttcgcccggtgtgctaatgattctgcccgcttgccgcctttataataataataatcataatagtagtagtagtagtagtagtagtagtagtagtagtagtagtagtagtagtagtagtagtagtagcagcagcagcagcagcagcagcagtagtagtagtactagtagtagtagtagtagtagtagtagtagtagtagtagtagtagtagcagcatatgtgaatttgcgtgtgtaatctgggaatgcatacaatgagcttctctgccctaggtgtacggaaaacacccggcgagaaatggaagaaaatttgaagaaagaaggaaaataataataataataataataataataataataataataataataataataataataataaaaataattttaaatgtttagaAAAATATACGACAAAATgtcttgagaaaaaaataatgatacagTTAGACtcagaaaatttacataataatagatataaatatgagaTGTCAAATGTTTCTCCAGAGTGGTTTTCAAACCCGTTTTCTTTCGCAAACCCGTTGTTATTTTACAAACAGATTTTCAGACCCGTAAAGAGTTTTTATGTTGTTAATAGTTTTTCAgaaattaatttgattttttttttaaatgcattataCATTCTAAAAGAAGATGTGGGATCAAAGCAGAGTCAATGATTTGAATGACACTGGTTCTGTTCTGTGTTAACTTCTTTGAAATTTTGTTTAACAGCAGACAGCTGCAATCCTTTATCTGCCTCAAAAGCCTTTATGTACGTGGTTGGAAAAGAGCAAGAAATACGCTATAGCTTTTTCTGATAGTTGTGAATAATTgacttcatcgtcgtcgtttagctCTGCcctcttcgtcgtcatcatcagaaTCTGTCTGGGTGAAAACCTAACGGAACACTGGTTCTTCGCTGCACACTTCCAACACGTTATAATGTATGCTAGAAAGCTTATTTTTTATGACAGTAGTAGTGGAATAAAGAAGGATAAGGTTGGCTTTTATTGTGAGCATGATTGCCAAAGATTTtatgtctgtctgaggtccttgttgtgacttgacaaacaccACGAACCACTGGTAGACACAATATATTCAACctacaacctcacgatattgtatactgtgcgacgtctataataataataataataataataataataataataataataataataataataataataataataataaaccacttcataatcttaattttaattggcaacaaaagaaatcatacaagaattaaaacctgatcttactgagttaaatgaaattatttaagcATACGCTTAGGCAATTAAAACCCAGTTGTACGCctccgaaaaaagaaaaaaaaaacaaagaaaaaaccaaACCTTGGAATAAATCTAAACTTGTGAAGTAAAACTAAAAAAAGGGATTGAATTAACGAGGTgagaaatatcaataataaattaaCTAATCTTTGGAAATGATATAATAtccagaaaaggaagaaagatgaagagaagatATGGATCCATGCCAAGAGAGAAACGGATGTCAACAAAGTAAACACTGAAACAGAagtccatcatgtatgtgtgtgcatgtatgtacgtgttgtgtgtgtgtgtggaggtatatatgtgcgtgcgtctgtgtgtgtgaatgtgtatatgtatgtgtgcgtgcgtgtgtgtgcgtgtatgtatgcgtgtttgtctatgtacgtgtgtatatgtatgtgtgcgcatgtgtgtgttgtatgtgtgttgtgtgtgtggaaggttgtgtgtgtggatggctgtgtgtgtgtggagggttgtgtgtgtggagggctgtgtgtgtgtggagggttgtgtgtgtgtggagggttgtGCGTGTGGAGGGTTGTATGTGTGGAGGATTGTGCCTGTGGAgggttgtgcgtgtgtgcgcatgtgtgtattgtatgtgtgttgtgtgtgtggaggtatatgtgcattcatgtatgtgtgggtgcgttGTCTGAAGGGTGTGTGAATgggtgggtgtggctgtgtgaatgGGTGAaggtggttatgtgtgtgtgtgttggcatgtaTGCGTGGACGGTGTgagaatgtgtatgcgtgtgtgtgtgtgtgctcatgtgtaggtgggtctgtttgtctatgtgtgtatctttgtgtgtcattgtgtcgcgtgctctctctctctctcttctctctctctctgtataaatgtgtgcgtacCTATCTCTGTGTATCACtctgttacgtgtgtgtgtggacgtgtattacgtacgtgtgtatgagtgtatatttgcgtatgtgtgcgcgttgtgtgtgtgttttgtgtgtggaggtatgtgtgcgttcgtgtgcgtgtgtgtgtgcttgtgtgtgagtgtgaggggAAGAGGGGTGGTGGTATgtggtgtatggtgtgtgtgtggtgtggtatagGAACAGGagatataaaaatttgaaaaaaaaataataagtagtacaaataatactaatattaggTTGTACTGAAAATAATGGCCGCCCTAAGTGTTGTGTTTTGAAAcgtaatcttaattatatttcgttatattttaggtgaatttcGACATGCTTAATAACTTTCTACTTATTTGAGACAGAAAACATTCTCGAAGCATAGGTGCTCTTAATTATGAACACGACAAAAAAGGACCTtcgcttacttttcttgcatgagttcaagCTTGGACACAATGCCTCCCAAACTGCTGCCAACATCAGCAGAGCATGGGGAGAGAAGTTCACAAGTGATCGCATAATACGAAGGCAGTTTCAGAAATTCCGTAGTGGTGATGACTCTTGAAGATGAAAAAGGTAGAGGACGGGCATGCAGTCTTAACAATGAACAATTTGTTGGACGAAACCCACGTaaaagtgtcagagaaatgtctcaggcaCTTAGTGTCGGTGTTGCAACGGTCTCACGTAGCCTGCAGAAGATTGGTACGGTGAAAAAGCTTGATAAATTGGTACCGCATGAGCTCAACGAAAACCAAAAAGTTCGGCATCTTGAAGTGTGCTCGATGTTCTATCTGCGAAACACCAATGATCCTTTTCTTGACCGAATAGtcacttgtgatgaaaagtggaccCTTTATGATAGCTGTAAACGATAGGTCAATGGCTTCATCGTGGTGGGTCCCTcaaacatttcccaaagccaaagttgcatcagcaaaagattatgATGACTGACTGGTGGTCTGCAATtgttgtccattacagctttctggaagccaatcagagcattacagcaGAGGTTTATCGCAATCAACTCACTGAAATGCATGCTCACTTTCAAAAAATGAGGCCTGCCGTGGTGAATCGGCGTGGCCTAATTCTGCTCCACGATAATGCAAAGCCACATGTTACAAGAATGACACTGCAGAAACTCAGACTTGGGATACGAGACTttaccacatcctccatattctccttacctttcacccactgactaccattttttaaagcatttaaacacgtttttaagtgataaaactcTTAGGTCGAAACCAAAggtggaatcagctttcaaagatttcttagcatcaaagccaataagtttttatcaacgaGGCATACATTTTATCAACGATGGCAGAGATGCATAGATGTTCACGGCTtatactttgactaatcaaaacatttctattgttaatttttccagaataaaattatgtatctgaaatcggccattattttcggGACAACCTAAAAGTAAGTAGGAATTGGTAAAATAAAACCATGAAGGGAACAGATTGTATGAACAAATCAGTGAcggaaataagtaaaacaaaataaataaaataattaaaattaaaaaaattaaaaagtagtgtgtttgcgtgtgtgaatatatatatatatatatatatatatatatattatatatataatatatatatatatatataaaatattattagagacaaaaccactattttgcaaaacaaacaatgacagacttaatcaatacataaaattttaataatagtcaaaaaaaccgccactacaatcgtttcttgtcttgatcgacaatcttcaggtggacttccaataatttgacactgaattattggaagtccacctgaagattgtcgatcaagacaagaaacgattgtagtggcggttttttgactatttattaaaattttatgtattgattaagtctttcattgtttgttttgcaaaatagtggttttgtctctaataatattttataatattttactataaaatcgatttaatcctaaatctgattttttttccctgtaaatttggatttattccctaatattattattatatatatatatatatatatatatatatatatatatatatctaaattaattgcacaaaaatgaaaataacactgacatctcattttaacagatatatttaccaaaattacattaaaatatctcgaaacactaaagagtaaatttattcaataaaatcaaccacggcctccaatcgacttcggaatctcctgcaactcttctggatggtcttcttgtttaagttagtgaatgctgccataatccttgcgttcagttcatctttgatattataaggagttttgttggtttctcgctcaactgcatcccacacatagtaatcaagGGAATGGCAGTCTGGggaattaggtggccagattttaggggtgatgtggtcgcagaaattgtctgacagccatgactgcgttcttctgcttgtgtggcatggtgcagagtcctgttgccagtcaTAGAGTCTTCCAACaaccactctcttgacccagagcagcaccaCGTCTTCCAGGCACttaatgtaggcctccgtgtttaGTCTGAGGCCgtttgggaagatgaatggaggtgtAATATCGTCATCActagtaatcactccaaacaGCATGATGTTAACTGGATTGGTTGAGGACACGACAAGCCAaatgttgttctgtgtgttcactagctgttcgtattggagattccggcgcgaatgccaggTAGTACAATATgtcgttttcaaatttctggcagagtgaattgcgtcatagtgctgtttttctcacatacGGTACTCAACTGCCATTTCTATACTGTgtaatcgacaaaatcaaaaacaaacaatgcgcatgcgcaaaattaaaaatatgaaatggcgacaatttacccatcgcaccctgtatatacacatgtatgtatatatttatgtacgtttatatgtatgtaaatatgtgtgtgtgtgtgtgtgtgtgcgatacatacacacacacaaacatatgtatatatgtatgtatacatgtatatatgtatgtaagtatgtatgtgtgtgcgtataggtgTGTgaacgcgcgcgtgcgtgcgtgtatttagaTAGTAAGTGAAATGACAACATAAAAAACATGCTTAATCTCGAAAggattatgaaataaaatagtaaacCCAACTTTGAAATGTTAAAGATCAACTTGTTATTATATAACAAACCTGGAATATTTCTTTCAGCATTTATCAGTATTTTCATGCTTCCAAGGCGTCGGTTTGCAAACATGGGCACTGCGATGATGTCATTGAGTTTTATCTCCAACACCGTTTATTATCTGGAATAAAGTAAATCAGCGAGATACATCCAAAATGTCGATACGTTGTGACATTTGGTTTCGTCATAGTAAGGATAGGATTGGATTTAGTTTACGCTGCAAAGTCCAGCGTTAGATTGGAATTAAGCACCATATGGTcactatgtgtctgtgtgaatctgCTCGTGTTTATGTGCGCGCACTCATTTGTGTATGGTTGATTATAACTTTTACTTCATCTGCTTCGAACGtatgaataaagaaattatattcgTTGAATATAGCCTGGCGACTGTCTGTTAGACACAAAACTAACATTATCTGTGCATTTTTGTACTGTCGCTGCATTGTCTTTgtattaatgttttctttattaagtcattggattgcagccacactgtgcaccgccttgaagtgttttagtcgaaaaaCTTGACTCAAGTAcctatgtttgttttctttcatgtCTGATACTCATTCTCTCggtttcctttgccgaaccgctaggtcatcCAGACGTAAACagatcaacactggttgtcaagtggtggcaagTTAggtgacaagcacaaacacaaggtcatacgcacacataaacatatatgtatgtatgtatgtatgtatgtatgtatgtatgtatgtatgtatgtatgtatgtatgtatgtatgcatgtatgcatgtatgtagtatgtatgtatgtatgtatgtatgtatgtatgtatgtatgtattatgtatgtatatatgtatgcatgtatgcatgtatgtatgtattatgtatgtatgtatgtatgtatgtatgtatgtatgtatgtattatgtatgtaagtatgtagtggGCACGTGAAAGCAGTGTAATGAATTAAACAAACTTTTAGATCAGTTCAAGTATGTTTGCGATATGTTTGCTCTATGAAAAGGCCATTTTCTCTGCGCTTTGCGTGGAGAAAACTCTCACTTTAGGCAGCAGTGTTAAAACTAATAATCAACTGAGGGTACCCTTTGTAGATCGATGAACGCATTTCTAGCTACTGACAGACAATCATGAGATAACTTTGGAAGCCATAACTTCTTTATAAGCAATTAGCAGATATTATCTACTGCCCACTACATGTTCGTTTCTGACCTAGCGGCGTCATACGTCGTCTGTAGATCGTTCCTACAAATCTATGGCTTACCAAGTCAACTTAGGGTTGTCTCTCTATTAGTATATAGTGTTGACGATACGCATGTAGCTAGAAATGCATTCAGCAGTTTACGGAAAACGCCCTGGAGAATTTTCTCCATAGTAAATCGCAATGAACATGTCATTTTTACAGGTCAAATATGTCAGAAACATATTTGAACTAatctagatatagatatatatttcaaaattcaaaattcaaataaattatcattatctttaaaaataatgaaaaagtggCCAGAAAACATAACCAAATAggcaaaatatgcaaaatatatataaaacgccTGGGTATAATATGCAcctgtataatatgcacccttcAAAGCTATGCATCTTTCACTATATGTAAACAATCACGGAGAATGTAGcaaatatactaaaaaaaaacaacaaccgtcCTCTAAAAAACTACAAATAGATGCGCACGGAATGGTAGATatgttttttaaaatagtttACGTAGTAAGTCTAGCTAATGAGCTTTAAGTGTCTTTAGCGCAGAAAGTGAATTCAATTGATACTGGAATATCTACTCTCCTATGTTTTTTTAGTACATTTGCTACATTCTCCGTGCGTGTTTACACATAGTGAGTgttttaactcttctttctagcaaataGGTGCATATTGTACCCtgacttgtaatatatatatatatatatatatatatatatatatatatatatatatatatatatatatatatatatatatgcgtatgcgtggcgtggctgtgaggtaagaagcttgttttccaaccacatggttcggaggtcagtcccactgcgtgacaccttgggcaagtgtcttctgctatagactcgagccgatcaaagccttgtgaatggatttgaaagacggaaactgaaaagaagcccgtcgtaaatatgtatataaatgtctgtgtgtgtgcgtctttgcgtctgtgtttgtccctccaccccttgatgaccaatgctggtgtgtttacgtccctgtaacttagcaattcggcaaaagaatcATTAAAAAAAGTAGAGGTCGATACATTTGTCTgcaaatccttcaaggtggtaccccagcatggtcgtcgtctcatgactgaaagaagtaaaatacacacacacacacacacgacgggcttccatacattatcgtctacaaaattcattcacaagacattggacGGTTCGAGACGATagtaaagatacttgcccaaggcaccatgcagtgggactgaaaccgaaaccacatggttacaaagcaagcttcttaaccagacagTCATATTTGATTTCAGATATTTTCCACACAATGCCAGTTTGAACAACAGTACCTGCGACATATATAGTAGCATTGAAATATGTATAATGAAAAAAGGAATTTTCCACATGGATCAGACAAATACACTTGCTGAGCGACTTCTGGAATACAAGTCAATCTGTCGCTATATTCTATATTGTCTGGTTAATCTCATTGCATCGTATAATTATGTACATAGTATTGCGAGCCAGCAAGGGAGCCTCTGTGTGATCACTCGACATATAAAAATAGGAACCTATAAtacctcaaattacaccttaccaTCTCAGAAAGATATAAATGTGAGTGCCAAATTAGCAATTCACGAGCAACATCAACACTTTTTTTCTGTTGCCTCAGGTATTCATTGGCTccgaatatttgcatatttagttgcacagacgcacacacagagatataaacaaaaacaaaactcagatatatgtgcgtgagtgcgtgagtgcgtgagtgtgtgaatgtgtgtgtgtgggggggtgcgtgtgtgtagaagTACTACAGAATGGcagtgtatattatatttattacatacatacatacatacatacatacatacatacatacatacatacatgaggaggtacataacttagtggttagagtattgggcgttgtgttcttgagcaaagcacttcatttcccattgctctagtccactcagctggcaaaatgagtaatcctacgaCGGACTGGCGTTCCAAATACCACAGAATCCGGGAAACTGTCCACATGACTTTTGATCTTTTTTtggcgcacacgcacactcaacacacacacacatacatatattatatatatattaattatatatatatatatatatatatattataatatataatatatatatataacatatttatacatatatatatatacatatacatacatacatatatatatatatatatatataaattaatcaaataaataaaaacatgatgcaaaggattcagcggtacatatgtttcgggcctttattagacagatttataacaatgcataatgtatgtctgtggccttcttcagccgcgcacaacagcttccacaaggacatgtgttacatcaaaaatcttggttggggatgcaaatcctctcattcacgtacgacataatgcggcagcagcatagaattgaagcgtccatctctttcttctctcaatgtagaatgaggaaaattggatgttgaggtaatgtaaataaataatacatatatagaggtgaagatggaggggcgagagttcgggacgagggataaaaaatatataaaaagtgtaagtatagaataatataaatgtagaggataaagatataaagagttgtaaggagatgtaaagggggtataaagaaatataaagaaatataaagaaatgtaaaggcataaggttataaagtaaaaatagaaatagaaataaaagtaaaaaaacctgataaaaacatgataaaagtgtaaaagaatgtaaagataagggatgtggctgtgtggtaagtagcttgctaaccaaccacatggttccgggttcagtcccactgcgtggcatcttgggcaagtgttttctgctatagccccgggccgaccaatgccttgtgagtggatttggtagacggaaactgaaagaagcctgtcgtatatatttatatatatatatgtgtttgtttgtgtgtctgtgtttgttcccctagcattgcttgacaaccgatgctggtgtgtttacgtccccgtcacttagcggttcggcaaaaaagagaccgatagaataagtactgggcttacaaagaataagtcctggggtcgagttgctcgattaaaggcggtgctccagcatggccgcagtcaaatgactgaaacaagtaaaaagagaaaaagagaaaaaaagatgtatagaggttacggaccaagcatggtggtcaggagattgataaaatttagttgtagaattgtcagtaaatcaacagtttcgtctggggacttaatgcgttgtaaatcagagctgatgagcatttaatctggttccttgaattaaatggacttctagtacatacatatcatcatggatacatacacccacatacacgcgtacatatacgcctccaagcctataagcatacacacgcactcgcgtgtaaacacgtacataaacacacacgcacccacacgcacgcgcgtacacacacatacatacaacagaatatccgcatatatacacggacattacgcgcgtacacgctcacatgtatatacgcgcgcccatcactacatacacacacgtatatgcccacgcctctaggtctaggtataagatattaaaggatgtgtataagaacgtatgtaaagaatcccgtactcatgttaatacgcgcacgcacacacggcggtgtgtccgtatgtgcgtgcacatatacactcatatacacacacagagacacacgcgcacatgggtatagctataagatatcgaagtatgcatgtacatatatgcgcgtgcatatgtatgtatgcgtatacacacgtacgcggacgctcgtatattcaaaaggtggatccataggtaagtaaataaacatatatagaggtgtaaagcgataagttaggggtaagaatgagggtaagggtaaagattagaaataaaaaatacagtataaaataagaaatacaatgtaatagttagaaatgaagtataagaattataaaaattataagagttaaggtaagggatgaaaatgaaaatgagaataaatggaagtagaataaaagcaaaaataaaattaaaaataaaaataaatggaagtaggataaaagtaaaaataaaagtaaaaataagaataaaaataaaataaaataagataaaaatataattttgtaaagtttaacatgagatgaaggtggttgaaagttagaggtgtgtgttaaacgtaggggcgggcggggggaactgaaaattggaagggtgggaagtggggAGCGTCCGTCGGCCATAAGACTCCCAATTATAATCGAACTCAGCACTCAACTCACACTACcgataattctaatttaaactccaaacaacgtataggaaataggcgaactaatagaacagcacacaatagtaaccctccCGACGAGAGCAATACAGATCCTATTGGGAAAAATAGAAGGGATAATAGtagattacgcaaatatatatggttcaacatacctttcaacttagcagttaggggtaagttatgtaagagaatattctctatatttccaacaacttcccacccacccacaagtAAGAGTagtatcttctccaacaaaactattaggatttcctactctaccTGCCCacatgagctgcctcatagctaaacataactatattaatattagaacagctagatcaagagcaaaccatagcgaccacagaacccccctcatctagacagtagacaatataaccagactggcagccatactacccaaacagttagtaataacacccgccaacacaacagaggaaatactacacccatcaacaaccaggaggataccaacgcccccactcgtattgcaacacctccgcctgggattagcagcacacgaccgaataatgcaatgcaatgcaactgcagatgtgcatcagagtgcccgctacagggcgcatgtagggcgaaaaacgtaatatactcatgtgaggtgagtactcagtttaacacactcacctatattggttgctcaacctcctggaaatccagatactacaaccaccggtcctcgctgagacatagacataaggctaacagcacctccctctctaaaagaatttgggaattaaaagacaaatgcataggcttcaaactcagatggtccatcatcggatcagctgcaccttatttaaataatagagcaggatgccaactatgctgtgtagaactcctgaacatcttgaaattcaaagacaaacacaatcttattaacaaaaggtcagagttcaaaccatcctgtatacataaacttattaatactttcaaatactacaatgcttaggtcctataccaactcccccatgcaatttcctcccacccggtgcaacctgtcggctccagcacatcccgctttcatatatgtgcgtgtgtatgtgtgtgtgtgtgtgtgtgtttgtatgtgcacatacgtgcacgtatgtgtacatatacatatatatatacatgtgcgtgtgtgtgtgtatgggtgggtgtgtgtatgtacatatacagttccctgcattttccccctatatatacaaattttgtctcccatatatgacttcttttccctaaatatttcttctcctacacccatatcctccctatgtagtctctttaattccctatatctataccctttcacatttctaactcagatgttgaacgcacaccgccaaactccacttccacctttccaattttcagttccccccgcccgcccctacgtttaacacacacctctaactttcaaccaccttcatctcatgttaaactttacaaaattatatttttatcttattttattttatttttattcttatttttacttttatttttacttttatcctacttccattattttatttttaattttatttttgcttttattctacttccatttattctcattttcattttcatccttaccttaactcttataattttataattcttatacttcatttctaactattacattgtatttcttattttatactgtattttttatttctaatctttacccttaccctcattcttacccctaacttatcgctttacacctctatatatgttattTACTTACCTTGGATCCaccttttgaatatacgagcgtccgcgtacgtgtgtatacgcatacatacatatgcacgcgcatatatgtacatgcatacttcgatatcttatagctatacccatgtgcgcgtgtgtctctgtgtgtgtatatgagtgtatatgtgcacgcacatacggacacaccgccgtgtgtgcgtgcgcgtattaacatgagtacgggattctttacatacgttcttatacacatcctttaatatcttatacctagacctagaggcgtgggcatatacgtgtgtgtatgtagtgatgggcgcgcgtatatacatgtgagcgtgtacgcgcgtaatgtccgtgtatatatgcggatattctgttgt
This genomic window contains:
- the LOC115219311 gene encoding histone-lysine N-methyltransferase SETMAR-like, producing the protein MTLEDEKGRGRACSLNNEQFVGRNPRKSVREMSQALSVGVATVSRSLQKIGTVKKLDKLVPHELNENQKVRHLEVCSMFYLRNTNDPFLDRIVTCDEKWTLYDSCKR